Proteins from one Gossypium raimondii isolate GPD5lz chromosome 8, ASM2569854v1, whole genome shotgun sequence genomic window:
- the LOC105790476 gene encoding protein LIFEGUARD 2, with protein MWNQPYRKNDTEAGPRPLYPMMLEPPEMRWAFIRKIYSIIAVQLFATIAVAATVVTVHPISNFFVSTGAGLALYIVLIITPFITLCPLYYYYQKHPVNYLLLGVFTVSLAFAVGLTCAFTSGKVILESVILTTVVVVALTLYTFWAAKRGHDFNFLGPFLFGAVLVLMVFALIQILFPLGRISVMIYGCLASIIFCGYIIYDTDNLIKRYSYDEYIWAAVSLYLDIINLFLALLTVFRAADS; from the exons ATGTGGAACCAGCCTTACCGGAAAAATGATACGGAGGCCGGACCGAGGCCTTTGTATCCTATGATGTTAGAACCGCCGGAGATGAGGTGGGCGTTTATCCGGAAAATTTACTCCATCATTGCTGTTCAGTTGTTTGCTACAATCGCGGTGGCTGCCACGGTGGTTACTGTCCATCCGATTTCTAATTTCTTCGTCAGTACTGGCGCCGGCTTGGCTCTTTATATTGTCCTAATTATCACGCCTTTCATTA CTTTGTGTCCATTGTATTACTATTACCAGAAGCATCCAGTGAACTATCTTTTGCTTGGAGTTTTCACAGTTTCTTTAGCTTTTGCTGTTGGATTGACGTGCGCTTTTACCAGTG GGAAGGTTATTTTGGAGTCGGTGATTTTGACGACCGTCGTGGTGGTGGCTCTAACCCTTTACACCTTCTGGGCTGCAAAGAGAGGTCATGATTTCAACTTCCTCGGCCCTTTCCTGTTCGGTGCTGTCCTTGTTCTTATGGTTTTCGCTCTGATCCAG ATACTGTTCCCACTGGGTAGAATCTCGGTGATGATATACGGGTGTTTGGCCTCCATCATCTTCTGCGGCTATATCATATATGACACCGACAACTTGATCAAGCGATATTCTTATGATGAGTACATATGGGCTGCTGTATCTTTGTATTTGGACATCATTAATCTCTTCCTCGCATTGCTTACTGTTTTCAGAGCTGCAGATAGTTGA